One Actinoplanes missouriensis 431 DNA segment encodes these proteins:
- a CDS encoding sensor histidine kinase: MGSTGAGSTGAGSTVPATWIWDLYFAVIAAAVLAAVVIVDGFSSLERGVALAALTAMIVLHVVIGRPLILRDYPDNTSRVVLLVQLTLFAIAIFAVPLSTWLMFAVIPLIFQMVTVRLAIVLIVVTNLVPPVADLLNDPEGSVGLDLVIAAISTGAGICMGLWIMRALAQSDERAALIVELEASRAALEASRAELARLSHEAGAAAERNRLAGEIHDTLAQGFTSIITLVQAADPQLADERLALAVRTARENLAESRALIAALSPAALASASLPEAVRRQAARFSEEAGVPSTVRVTGEPRDLPTRVEVVLLRAAQEALTNVRRHAGATEVGVVLAYAASSVRLVVRDDGRGFDPAGVRSAGGGGFGLSNIRARAAQVGGQVAVRSGGPGAAAAVGGAAVGGSAVGGAAMGDAAAVSGTIIELEIPA; this comes from the coding sequence TTGGGAAGTACGGGTGCGGGAAGTACGGGTGCGGGAAGTACGGTTCCCGCCACCTGGATCTGGGATCTCTACTTCGCGGTGATCGCGGCTGCTGTGCTGGCCGCAGTCGTCATCGTGGACGGTTTCTCGTCGCTGGAGCGGGGCGTGGCACTGGCCGCCCTGACCGCGATGATCGTGCTGCACGTGGTGATCGGCCGGCCGCTGATCCTGCGGGACTATCCGGACAACACCAGCCGGGTCGTCCTGCTCGTCCAGCTCACGCTCTTCGCGATCGCCATCTTCGCGGTGCCGCTCTCCACCTGGCTGATGTTCGCGGTCATCCCACTGATCTTCCAGATGGTCACGGTACGGCTCGCCATCGTCCTGATCGTGGTGACGAACCTGGTCCCGCCGGTGGCCGACCTGCTCAACGACCCGGAGGGCAGCGTCGGGCTGGACCTGGTGATCGCGGCGATCTCCACCGGCGCCGGCATCTGCATGGGTCTCTGGATCATGCGGGCGCTGGCGCAGAGCGACGAGCGGGCCGCCCTCATCGTCGAGCTGGAGGCGAGCCGGGCCGCGTTGGAGGCCAGCCGGGCGGAACTGGCGCGGCTCTCCCACGAGGCCGGGGCGGCGGCCGAGCGCAACCGGCTGGCCGGCGAGATCCACGACACCCTCGCACAGGGCTTCACCAGCATCATCACGCTGGTCCAGGCCGCCGACCCGCAGCTCGCCGACGAACGTCTGGCGCTCGCCGTGCGTACCGCACGGGAAAACCTGGCCGAGTCGCGGGCACTCATCGCGGCTCTCTCACCCGCCGCGCTGGCTTCCGCTTCACTTCCCGAGGCGGTACGCCGTCAAGCTGCCCGATTCAGCGAAGAGGCGGGTGTGCCGTCCACGGTCCGGGTGACGGGTGAGCCCCGTGACCTACCGACGCGGGTGGAAGTGGTGCTGCTGCGCGCGGCACAGGAGGCGCTGACGAACGTGCGGCGGCACGCCGGGGCCACCGAGGTCGGTGTGGTGCTCGCCTATGCGGCGTCGAGTGTGCGGCTCGTCGTCCGGGACGACGGGCGGGGCTTCGACCCGGCCGGCGTCCGGTCCGCGGGTGGGGGTGGCTTCGGGCTCTCCAACATCCGGGCGCGGGCCGCTCAGGTGGGTGGTCAGGTGGCGGTGCGTAGTGGTGGCCCGGGTGCTGCTGCTGCCGTGGGTGGGGCTGCCGTGGGTGGGTCTGCCGTGGGTGGGGCTGCCATGGGTGATGCTGCTGCCGTGAGCGGCACGATTATCGAACTGGAGATTCCCGCGTGA
- a CDS encoding ABC transporter permease encodes MSTITMSVSRGQVELLQFVRDKTALIFTFAFPAMLLLLFGTIFGDDYTDSGVSASQVFTASMVAYGVLNTAFVTMGSGLALDREDGTLKRLRGTPMPVSAYLVGKALLVLVLSLAEAALLILMGVLVFDMPLPPADHWITFTWIFLLSVIACSLLGVAVSALVRNARNAGGILNVPVVALQFVSGVFIQPMSQLPEWLISVASIFPVRWMAQGFRYVFLPASAESQELNGSWELGRVALVLGVWCVVGLVLCLMTFRWNNSEK; translated from the coding sequence ATGAGCACCATCACCATGAGTGTCAGCCGCGGACAGGTAGAACTTCTGCAGTTCGTCCGGGACAAGACGGCGCTGATCTTCACGTTCGCGTTTCCCGCGATGCTTCTGCTGCTCTTCGGCACGATCTTCGGCGACGACTACACCGACAGTGGCGTCAGCGCGAGCCAGGTCTTCACGGCCAGCATGGTGGCGTACGGGGTGCTGAACACCGCGTTCGTGACCATGGGCTCCGGGCTCGCACTGGACCGGGAGGACGGGACGCTCAAGCGCCTCCGGGGAACGCCGATGCCGGTCTCGGCGTACCTGGTGGGTAAGGCTCTTCTGGTTCTTGTTCTCAGCCTCGCCGAAGCGGCGCTGCTGATCCTCATGGGCGTGCTCGTCTTCGACATGCCACTGCCGCCGGCCGATCACTGGATCACGTTCACCTGGATCTTCCTGCTCTCGGTGATCGCCTGTTCGCTGCTCGGCGTCGCAGTGAGCGCGCTGGTCCGCAACGCCCGCAACGCCGGCGGCATCCTCAACGTGCCGGTGGTGGCGCTGCAGTTCGTCTCCGGCGTGTTCATCCAGCCGATGAGCCAGCTCCCGGAGTGGCTGATCTCGGTCGCGTCGATCTTCCCGGTGCGGTGGATGGCGCAGGGCTTCCGGTACGTCTTCCTGCCCGCGTCCGCCGAGAGCCAGGAGCTGAACGGGTCGTGGGAGCTGGGCCGGGTCGCGTTGGTGCTGGGAGTGTGGTGTGTGGTCGGATTGGTGCTGTGCCTGATGACCTTCCGGTGGAACAACAGCGAGAAATGA
- a CDS encoding response regulator, translated as MIRILLVDDHPVVRMGLRGMLDAEPDLTVIGEASSGSEGVALALAERPDIVLMDLRMPDGDGVEATAQILAGQPRAAGAGPAGFGAAESGGGSPVRVMVLTTYESDRDILRAIEAGASGYLLKDATPAELADAVRAAARGETVLAPSVASTLVRQVRTPAPPALSARETEVLKQVAAGLTNAEIGKRLFISEATVKTHLLRIFNKLGVADRTAAVTTAMRHGLL; from the coding sequence GTGATTCGGATCCTGCTCGTCGACGATCACCCGGTGGTGCGGATGGGGCTGCGCGGCATGCTCGACGCTGAACCGGACCTCACCGTGATCGGGGAGGCGTCGTCGGGCAGTGAAGGGGTGGCTCTGGCGCTGGCCGAGCGCCCCGACATCGTGCTGATGGACCTGCGGATGCCGGACGGCGACGGGGTGGAGGCGACCGCGCAGATCCTGGCTGGTCAACCCCGTGCGGCTGGGGCCGGTCCGGCTGGGTTTGGTGCCGCTGAGTCCGGGGGCGGCTCGCCCGTGCGGGTCATGGTGCTGACCACTTATGAGTCGGACCGGGACATCCTGCGGGCCATCGAGGCCGGCGCGTCCGGATACCTGCTCAAGGATGCGACGCCTGCCGAGTTGGCCGACGCGGTCCGGGCGGCGGCGCGGGGGGAGACGGTGCTCGCGCCGAGCGTCGCGTCGACACTGGTGCGTCAGGTCCGTACCCCTGCTCCTCCCGCTCTTTCCGCCCGGGAGACCGAGGTGCTGAAGCAGGTGGCGGCCGGGCTCACCAACGCGGAGATCGGCAAGCGGCTGTTCATCTCGGAGGCGACCGTGAAGACGCACCTGCTGCGGATCTTCAACAAGCTGGGGGTGGCGGACCGGACGGCGGCGGTGACCACCGCGATGCGCCACGGTCTGCTCTAG